The following proteins are encoded in a genomic region of Schistocerca serialis cubense isolate TAMUIC-IGC-003099 chromosome 9, iqSchSeri2.2, whole genome shotgun sequence:
- the LOC126418601 gene encoding cuticle protein 9.5-like → MNSLAVIALALVAAAAATSAPASTSLVRDAAVVSPYVGSYVAPVVPSTVVASGVVPAAGVKTVDGKTVPYPYTYQSVYPAGVYPAGVYHAGIYGAGYPAIVPHVY, encoded by the coding sequence TTGGCCGTGATCGCCCTGgccctggtcgccgccgccgccgccaccagcgCGCCCGCCAGCACCAGCCTGGTGCGCGACGCCGCCGTCGTCTCGCCCTACGTCGGCTCCTACGTGGCGCCGGTGGTGCCGTCCACAGTGGTCGCCAGCGGCGTCGTGCCCGCCGCCGGCGTCAAGACCGTCGACGGGAAGACCGTGCCCTACCCCTACACCTACCAGAGCGTCTACCCCGCCGGGGTCTACCCAGCCGGAGTCTACCACGCCGGCATCTACGGCGCCGGCTACCCCGCCATCGTTCCCCACGTCTACTAG